The following proteins are co-located in the Paenibacillus sp. JNUCC32 genome:
- a CDS encoding DegV family protein — translation MNKTVIVTDSTADIPADLAKQHNIHIVPLRLMFGEDTFLDGVEITPGEFYQKLVQSPQLPTTSQPSPADFVAVYESILEQHPGCSIVSIHISSGLSGTYQSALLATSLIEGEADITVWDSKSASYGFGLFVVHAAKLAQEGAAVSDILSSLEDLRSKRRLYFLVDTLEYLQKGGRIGKASAVLGTLLNIKPILSIDGEGIIFPVDKVRGRKKATAKIIELFQQDLSGVKNINVAVGHTADPALVEDFLQQLSAVFTIEETVFSEIGPVIGTHVGPGTIAAYIWPA, via the coding sequence GTGAATAAGACCGTTATTGTGACAGACAGCACAGCGGATATTCCGGCAGACCTGGCGAAGCAACACAACATTCATATTGTGCCGCTGAGACTTATGTTCGGGGAAGATACGTTTTTGGACGGAGTGGAAATCACGCCGGGAGAGTTCTACCAAAAGCTGGTGCAATCGCCTCAGCTTCCGACGACCTCCCAGCCTTCGCCCGCAGATTTTGTGGCTGTGTATGAGTCCATTCTGGAACAGCACCCAGGCTGCTCCATTGTGTCCATTCACATCTCATCCGGCCTGAGCGGAACGTATCAGTCCGCACTGCTTGCAACCTCTCTTATTGAAGGAGAAGCGGATATTACCGTATGGGATTCCAAATCCGCCTCCTACGGTTTCGGGTTATTCGTGGTTCATGCAGCGAAGCTCGCGCAAGAAGGGGCCGCTGTTTCGGATATTCTTTCATCGCTTGAGGACCTTCGTTCCAAGCGCCGCCTCTACTTCTTGGTAGACACGCTGGAATATTTGCAGAAGGGCGGACGAATCGGCAAGGCGTCGGCCGTGCTCGGTACGCTGCTTAACATTAAGCCGATTTTGTCCATTGACGGCGAAGGGATTATCTTTCCGGTAGACAAGGTCCGGGGTCGGAAGAAAGCGACAGCCAAAATCATTGAGCTGTTTCAACAGGATCTATCCGGCGTGAAAAATATTAATGTGGCTGTGGGTCATACAGCTGACCCTGCTCTGGTTGAGGATTTTCTGCAGCAGCTGTCCGCTGTGTTCACGATCGAGGAAACCGTGTTCTCCGAGATCGGTCCGGTTATCGGTACGCACGTCGGACCGGGAACCATTGCAGCATATATATGGCCTGCTTAA